CTGGTTCTTTAGGGGCATCTAGATCGCGATAATGAATTATTGGTCTGTAATCAAAGCCatccaaaaatgtataatttagtgcaatataactaattaattaatttaataaaaaactaagtattatattataatttgaactcACCTCCCACCACCTCTAAAACCTCCACGAGCCGGTGGTCTAGAATAACCATACATTCCTCGACCGAATCCAGCACCTCCGTATGGTGGATATCCAGGCATTTGgtacctataacaaaaatgagcaaattataagtttaatattataattgtaaattaaataattaaacaattatttttacggaTTTGCAGCTGGTGGATATGATTGAGGAGCATCATTCACATCTTTTCTACCTTGTTTGCTGCCAGGGTGCTCTGGCAACTGTGGTCTTTTTAAATCAcgaagataattattaaaatatttcacctTGATcaaaaagcatattattatttttatactcatgaaaaaaaaattctaaattttaaattacttcttttttaacatcatccaatttatcaatatgcttattaaaaatatgtttgcgCACAAATTCAGGACCTTTAAACTTTTTGCCCGATAAAGGGCATAACCACTTGTCTTTTGATATTTCTTGTGTATTAGAAGTTACAAACTTCTCAATCTCTTCTTCTTCGTTTTTTGCTCCAAGCTGCATTAGTTCTTTTTCACTTACTTCATGAGAAGTCGAAACAGTTAAAGAGTTAgcttttgtttgaaaattatgacAATAATCAGTGATTTCTTGTTGTGTAGGCtaaaatgaattatcattcagcatttttaattagggttgttagtattaaataaattaaatacataccgGATTACTGGGCAATGCACAACGAGCATGCATAATACCACATCTGTTTGGCATCTCATCTTCATTTACATACTCACTATGATTGTAAAAGTCAACTGAATGTACAATACGTAAATACAGTAACATTTTATCTAAAgcctaaaaattcaaatacatttttatcataataaaaacagcTATTTCATTGTTCATACAACATATAAcacgaaaaattatttatattaaatttattataaattaaattaatagttacctTAAATAACAGCACATCTTTTTCTGTATTATCTTCAGGTTCACAAGCAGCATTTTCACCTAAAAGTTCTTCTTCTTCAGCAGATGCttcttcaattaaaaaatctgtaatattatgtagaatagGATTATGTGATACAACACCATAAGTTTTTTCTGAAGTTGGTTGCTCGTCATCATTTGATTGCCATAAACCTGAAcggttatcaaaattatttataatgctgGCACATAGCTTCATATCATTACGAGCAACTTGTCTATGATTTGTTATTCCATTTACAGATCTTATGCGTTTACTCAAATCTCTATTGACAATAGCACCCAACTCACTGTCACGcaactataaattacaataaataatattacttattacaatatttggatttacaatatgtatattaaatgtttatcactaaaactattaacattaaaaatattaaataatcatctttaagtttaagattaaaatacaatgttatgATGTGGATATgcattttatgtacaaatattaaatcaaaataatttgtaatttatacttactcTAACACTATTAAGGTTCCAACAAATTTCTTTAATGTTAACATCTCTATCAAATGTTACCCAACCACGTCTAAACCAACGGCGCTCTGGTAAAGGATCAGCTATAGATAATCTTATAAATCCTGGGAATCGTttacaaatctaaaaaaatacaaaaaagttaaagtatattttctataatttataacaactttaaaaaaataaatctttttacTTTTGTATAATTAGTGTTAGATTAATCATCAgataattttacaaactaaATCAATTTCAGAAACAtcaattcatacattttaagaaattgagatactagtaaaaatatatattattcatgtgTTTCTATGTgttgagtataaaaatattctttagatttgaaaaagtagaatattattttccaatttGAGAACATTCATCATTAGATTAAAGATTTTGgcataattaagaaaaatttatcaaatttatacttaacacAAATATCTGAAGTTAATAATACagtctattaataaaaataaactaaacatcaaatttaaaagttagaaCACTcagatatttttgattttaaatcatgGTGGAATAAATTTTACGGGAAAACATGCAATTTAGTATAATCTTCAAACAGATCAGTTTTACACGAGGAAAAAgaatctattaatatattgtttttcactACTACTcttatatgaaaaaagtatggtaaaaataagcaaaaattttaatagtgtcaatatacataattttaaatttactacctGGAACAAATCATACTGAACTACCAACAGAAACTATAAAGACattataccaataaatttaaataaaatgaaggatataaaaaattcagcAGGTATCTTATTTTACCTctgtaaataatcaattaattttggaatgaaaatttgaactagcaaactatagaaaaataaatgaacaatgTAAACCcattaatctataaataaaatgtattttccatgaattaattaaaacaattatttgtttactatatattcattgattaaagaaaaacataatCGGAAAATTTTGAATGTCAACATAAACGAAacacacataaaattattttttcacagagatcataaataatcaatataatatgatatgttttaataagtattcattcttaaattaatttttattcaagattatttatatcatacaacttttatcaattatccaagttttaaataattgacttgTAACATTTCAGCAATCAtcgattcaattttttttttgttaattaatgaatgttttgtaatccttttttcaataataaattaaaattgtttatgtgaattataataaatcacttACTGTTTCTAGTTCACTTTTGGTTATTGCAGGGGCTAAATTACGTAGAAATACTGAAGTTGTCCGATGCAATGCTCTTGGTTTTACAACATCATCCTGCAATATACATGccacattatagtattaattttaaattcttaattaaatattttttaagcaaatacatacattttgatCGCTATCGTTTGTTATATCCAATACCTCAGGTTTTTGACCATCCACATCCATTGCttctataaacatattaactatactatattatcacatataactatttttaaatcaacaattaaaacttacaaatttgatgatttcaattatatttaacttatatactCTGTTCTAAATAAAATGACTTGTGTTCGCACACAGTAGGAGTAACTAACAAGCCACACGCTATATCAGCTCACGCAGTGACTCCATTCAGTGGCAGACGTTCTACTCTGATGCAGTCAAAACGTAATAAGATCATATATGcacaagttattttatttggaacagagtataagtaaattaatgctttttttaattgggaaataaattatacaatcaaaactttatatattatattaccttcaCTTTTATTCACATCAGAATTGTCtgttttgtttgtttcatTACCATCTTCTTTATCACTGTCTACTTCACCATCAGAATTTACACTagcactaaaattatattcataattaaaggattaaaatatttcaattattatatatgtatgtaaaattaataaatatataaatttgagttccatacttaatttttttatcaatttcttttttttcaggtTCAGACtcttgtttagtttttaatgtcTCTTTAGGATTCAATACTGTTAAATCAAAATCTGTGCCTCCTTCAAGTTTAATTACAATTGAATCGAGAAGATGAACTAGAGGCTCAGGATTATCAGCATCCACACAAACAGAATCAATTTTGCCATTTgctaaaaattctttaaaaacttCTAGCCGTTTCTaaaagtaagaaaataaaatgaacattgtatttatatacaaaattaattttaagtttacctTAAGTGCTATGGTTTGCTCTTCCTTTCGTTTTATGCTATCATCAGgatggtatttaattttgaaccttttaaaattataatgattaacttcaatagtataaataataaatataacatcaaagatatttcatttaatgtttacaaaatttacCATTCCTCATCTTTATGGGCaacaaaaaattcatttaGTTGATTTCTTTTGAActgtaatttgtattcattatatttagccAATGCTTCTTCATCAGTTATGTTATCATCTTGAGTAATCAAAAAAGCTTTTAAAGACATCATAGGTGGTTGAGTATCTCCTGAAGACTGTTCTGCTGGTGGTGGAGTAGGATGATTTACTGTATGTGCTCCAGAGTCTCTCATTGtcattattcttaaattatatattacttaattaaatataaacatattttaacataaattatgttgtaCCAAGTGTGTTGTTTCAGtctaatacaatacaaaaaatttgttCTACAGTTCTAATTTTGTATgtgtagttaaaatattagatcaaTATAACGGAAATGAAGTATGATCATTTCTGTGTTTTCTCATcagttttttacattattttaatttttaagtgaattatgaacatttttaaatattttacaaattcataatttattttaacattaaaataccatGAAAAACTGACAAAAGTT
The DNA window shown above is from Aphis gossypii isolate Hap1 chromosome 2, ASM2018417v2, whole genome shotgun sequence and carries:
- the LOC114128509 gene encoding serrate RNA effector molecule homolog isoform X2, which encodes MGDSDDEYDRKRRDKFRGERTESIRGGDNRRDDRRMRDDWNDRETWGARSRGRGDYRGPMRDRYSPGAQRDLSPPVKRMRPPDWEDRRIGYEPPGYGYGGPWEPPAHHMPPVSRIMTMRDSGAHTVNHPTPPPAEQSSGDTQPPMMSLKAFLITQDDNITDEEALAKYNEYKLQFKRNQLNEFFVAHKDEEWFKIKYHPDDSIKRKEEQTIALKKRLEVFKEFLANGKIDSVCVDADNPEPLVHLLDSIVIKLEGGTDFDLTVLNPKETLKTKQESEPEKKEIDKKINASVNSDGEVDSDKEDGNETNKTDNSDVNKSEEAMDVDGQKPEVLDITNDSDQNDDVVKPRALHRTTSVFLRNLAPAITKSELETICKRFPGFIRLSIADPLPERRWFRRGWVTFDRDVNIKEICWNLNSVRLRDSELGAIVNRDLSKRIRSVNGITNHRQVARNDMKLCASIINNFDNRSGLWQSNDDEQPTSEKTYGVVSHNPILHNITDFLIEEASAEEEELLGENAACEPEDNTEKDVLLFKALDKMLLYLRIVHSVDFYNHSEYVNEDEMPNRCGIMHARCALPSNPPTQQEITDYCHNFQTKANSLTVSTSHEVSEKELMQLGAKNEEEEIEKFVTSNTQEISKDKWLCPLSGKKFKGPEFVRKHIFNKHIDKLDDVKKEVKYFNNYLRDLKRPQLPEHPGSKQGRKDVNDAPQSYPPAANPYQMPGYPPYGGAGFGRGMYGYSRPPARGGFRGGGRPIIHYRDLDAPKEPEENFI
- the LOC114128509 gene encoding serrate RNA effector molecule homolog isoform X1; translation: MGDSDDEYDRKRRDKFRGERTESIRGGDNRRDDRRMRDDWNDSRLMKTTRETWGARSRGRGDYRGPMRDRYSPGAQRDLSPPVKRMRPPDWEDRRIGYEPPGYGYGGPWEPPAHHMPPVSRIMTMRDSGAHTVNHPTPPPAEQSSGDTQPPMMSLKAFLITQDDNITDEEALAKYNEYKLQFKRNQLNEFFVAHKDEEWFKIKYHPDDSIKRKEEQTIALKKRLEVFKEFLANGKIDSVCVDADNPEPLVHLLDSIVIKLEGGTDFDLTVLNPKETLKTKQESEPEKKEIDKKINASVNSDGEVDSDKEDGNETNKTDNSDVNKSEEAMDVDGQKPEVLDITNDSDQNDDVVKPRALHRTTSVFLRNLAPAITKSELETICKRFPGFIRLSIADPLPERRWFRRGWVTFDRDVNIKEICWNLNSVRLRDSELGAIVNRDLSKRIRSVNGITNHRQVARNDMKLCASIINNFDNRSGLWQSNDDEQPTSEKTYGVVSHNPILHNITDFLIEEASAEEEELLGENAACEPEDNTEKDVLLFKALDKMLLYLRIVHSVDFYNHSEYVNEDEMPNRCGIMHARCALPSNPPTQQEITDYCHNFQTKANSLTVSTSHEVSEKELMQLGAKNEEEEIEKFVTSNTQEISKDKWLCPLSGKKFKGPEFVRKHIFNKHIDKLDDVKKEVKYFNNYLRDLKRPQLPEHPGSKQGRKDVNDAPQSYPPAANPYQMPGYPPYGGAGFGRGMYGYSRPPARGGFRGGGRPIIHYRDLDAPKEPEENFI